The following coding sequences are from one Candidatus Zixiibacteriota bacterium window:
- the dnaB gene encoding replicative DNA helicase produces MAYRTDQERQIDRLQPPQSLEAEQAVLGCVLKDVGALHEVVEILTEEAVFYSPKHQMVYRAILELYEKTEPCDITTVSNALLKDDKLTRLGGRVFLVELVESVAATANAKHYADIVLDKYLLRRTIEITNEISRSCYNLDQPVSDLLDQAEAGIFGLSEKRLRRGFVPISKLIPSTFDQIEELQSPDSSLVGLKTGFTEFDVLTNGLHKGELIIIAGRPSMGKSALVMNMAENMAVNQNKSVGVFSVEMSAEALSLRMLCGRARVSQQKLRAGKLRDEEWGRLSRAGGPLSESNIFIDDSPGLTALEMKAKARRLKGQHGIDLIIIDYIQMVQGSGRYENRQQEIAALSRGLKTLAMELEIPVIACSQLSRQVEQRGGDKRPVLSDLRESGAIEQDADVVAFVYRQEHYFAGKDRSTPEFQEVEGKAELIVSKQRNGPTGVVHLAFVKDYACFENLAYRPAELPADVEPVSGDEDIPF; encoded by the coding sequence TTGGCCTACCGAACGGATCAGGAAAGACAAATCGACCGATTGCAGCCGCCACAATCGTTGGAAGCCGAACAGGCCGTTCTGGGTTGCGTCCTGAAAGACGTCGGCGCGCTGCATGAGGTTGTGGAAATCCTGACCGAGGAAGCAGTCTTTTATTCACCCAAACATCAAATGGTCTATCGGGCCATTCTCGAATTGTACGAAAAGACCGAACCGTGCGATATTACCACCGTATCCAACGCCCTGCTCAAGGACGACAAATTGACCCGCCTGGGCGGGCGCGTCTTTCTGGTGGAGTTGGTCGAATCTGTCGCGGCGACGGCCAACGCCAAACATTACGCCGATATTGTGCTCGACAAGTATCTGCTCAGGCGCACCATCGAAATCACCAACGAAATCTCACGCAGTTGCTACAATCTCGATCAGCCGGTGTCCGACCTCTTGGATCAAGCCGAGGCAGGTATCTTTGGCCTTTCTGAAAAACGCCTGCGTCGTGGCTTTGTACCGATCAGCAAGCTGATTCCATCGACCTTTGATCAGATCGAGGAACTTCAGTCACCCGATAGCTCTTTGGTTGGGCTGAAAACCGGCTTTACCGAATTTGATGTTTTGACCAACGGCCTGCACAAAGGGGAGTTGATCATCATCGCGGGACGACCTTCAATGGGCAAATCGGCCCTGGTGATGAACATGGCCGAGAACATGGCGGTTAACCAGAACAAGTCGGTAGGTGTCTTCTCAGTGGAAATGTCGGCTGAAGCGTTGTCCCTTCGTATGCTCTGCGGACGCGCTCGCGTGTCACAACAGAAACTCCGTGCGGGCAAGCTGCGTGATGAAGAATGGGGAAGGCTTTCACGCGCCGGTGGACCGTTGTCCGAATCAAACATCTTCATCGATGATTCGCCCGGCCTTACGGCTCTTGAAATGAAAGCCAAGGCACGTCGGCTGAAGGGACAGCACGGAATAGATCTGATAATCATCGACTACATCCAGATGGTCCAGGGATCGGGCCGCTATGAAAATCGTCAACAGGAAATCGCCGCTCTCTCTCGCGGTCTGAAAACACTGGCTATGGAACTGGAAATCCCGGTCATCGCCTGCTCCCAGCTCTCACGTCAAGTTGAGCAGCGTGGTGGCGACAAACGACCGGTACTGTCCGATCTGCGCGAGTCCGGCGCCATTGAACAGGATGCCGATGTGGTCGCCTTTGTGTACCGGCAGGAGCATTACTTTGCCGGTAAGGACAGATCGACCCCGGAGTTTCAGGAGGTCGAGGGCAAAGCTGAGTTGATCGTGTCCAAGCAGCGTAACGGCCCCACCGGTGTGGTGCATCTCGCCTTTGTAAAGGACTATGCCTGTTTTGAAAACCTCGCCTATCGACCGGCGGAGTTGCCGGCCGACGTTGAACCAGTCTCCGGTGATGAGGACATTCCGTTCTAA
- a CDS encoding uracil-DNA glycosylase: MDDRPLSLQEMLRRALASQVEMGMGEVILPPRVSSEIDSLSDMQLLNRHERTTPVTEMGTLFAREQGAGAVAPQYGSLDLHFDAVKDCQACSLGSTRTKFVYGVGNPKADLLFIGEAPGADEDRLGEPFVGRAGQLLDKIIAAIKLSRQEVYIANILKCRPPGNRDPQPAEMEQCFPILKEQVALIQPKLICALGRIAAQALLKTTTPLGKLRGRWHEYESVPMLVTYHPAALLRFASYKKDTWEDMQLLRARYDEMIG; encoded by the coding sequence ATGGATGATCGACCGCTGAGTTTACAGGAAATGTTACGCCGCGCTCTCGCCTCCCAAGTGGAGATGGGCATGGGGGAAGTTATTCTTCCGCCGCGTGTTTCAAGTGAAATCGATTCGTTGTCGGACATGCAACTGCTCAACCGGCATGAGAGAACCACGCCGGTGACCGAGATGGGTACACTTTTCGCACGCGAACAAGGGGCCGGTGCGGTTGCGCCGCAGTATGGTTCGCTCGATCTTCACTTCGATGCGGTCAAAGATTGTCAGGCCTGTTCGTTGGGTTCAACTCGCACCAAGTTTGTCTATGGTGTCGGCAACCCCAAGGCCGACCTGTTGTTCATCGGCGAAGCGCCCGGCGCCGATGAAGACCGACTCGGAGAACCGTTCGTTGGCCGCGCCGGTCAGCTTTTGGACAAAATAATAGCGGCCATCAAACTGTCACGACAGGAAGTCTACATTGCCAATATTCTCAAGTGCCGCCCGCCCGGCAACCGCGACCCGCAACCGGCTGAGATGGAACAATGCTTCCCGATACTAAAGGAACAGGTTGCTCTCATTCAACCCAAGTTGATTTGCGCCCTTGGGCGGATTGCGGCTCAAGCGCTCTTGAAAACGACTACTCCGCTGGGCAAACTGCGTGGCCGTTGGCATGAATACGAGAGTGTCCCCATGTTGGTGACCTACCACCCGGCAGCGCTCTTACGGTTTGCTTCGTATAAGAAAGATACCTGGGAGGATATGCAGCTACTTCGCGCCCGCTACGATGAGATGATCGGTTAG